The region CAGACCCACCGCGGCGAAGCCCCGACAACGGTCGAGGCGCCCTTTGAGGATGTCACCCGTGGGGTCTTGAACGCCATTCAGGAAGTCGAAGACTTGTCCGGCCGGACGATCCTCGACGGCGAGCG is a window of Desulfurellaceae bacterium DNA encoding:
- a CDS encoding glutamate mutase L is translated as MNPHDLNVILATDCGSTTTKAILIQKRGQEYRQTHRGEAPTTVEAPFEDVTRGVLNAIQEVEDLSGRTILDGER